From one Musa acuminata AAA Group cultivar baxijiao chromosome BXJ2-6, Cavendish_Baxijiao_AAA, whole genome shotgun sequence genomic stretch:
- the LOC135615794 gene encoding E3 ubiquitin-protein ligase XB3-like — translation MGQGMSCACSGFDHDFFAAVQGGDLRAVESFIRSDPSLVFRTTIYDGLSALHVAAANGRVEVLSMILDRSVNPDTVNRHKQTPLMLAVMHGKFACVQKLLEAGANILTFDSLNGRTCLHHAAYYGYADCLQVILSAAQSATVADSWGFRRFVNVRDSNGATPLHLAARQTKPDCVHILLDNGALVSATTGGYCCPGSTALHLASRGGSLDCVRELLAWGANRLQRDSSGRIPYAVALKRNHGACAALLNPSAAEPLVWPSPLKFISELDPDAKALLEAALVVANRKREKKILKGIAYSLPSPTHSDESTDDDTPEESDSEPCYICFDQVCTIKVQDCGHQMCAHCMLALCCHNKPSSMSLCSSSPTCPFCRSGISRLVIAKNRVKDEGDKDTISKLRRSRRSTNFSEGSSSLKGLSSVIGSCGKMTLGSGHIGDGNDMADKPSDV, via the exons ATGGGCCAGGGGATGAGCTGCGCCTGTTCCGGCTTTGACCACGACTTCTTCGCTGCTGTCCAAGGTGGCGACTTGAGGGCCGTGGAATCGTTCATCAGGAGTGATCCCTCGTTGGTTTTCCGCACCACCATCTACGACGGCCTCTCCGCCCTCCACGTCGCCGCCGCCAATGGGCGCGTCGAG GTGTTGTCGATGATTTTGGATCGATCTGTCAATCCTGACACCGTGAACCGGCATAAACAG ACTCCATTGATGTTGGCCGTGATGCATGGGAAATTCGCCTGCGTGCAGAAACTACTTGAAGCTGGGGCAAAT ATCTTAACGTTTGATTCTTTAAACGGAAGGACCTGCCTGCATCATGCTGCTTATTATGGCTATGCCGACTGTCTTCAGGTGATTCTGTCAGCTGCCCAATCCGCGACCGTTGCTGATTCGTG GGGATTCAGGCGTTTTGTGAATGTGAGAGATAGCAATGGAGCCACTCCTTTGCACCTTGCAGCAAGGCAAACAAAGCCTGATTGTGTCCACATTTTGCTAGACAATGGGGCTCTTGTCTCTGCTACCACCGGCGGATATTG TTGCCCTGGGAGCACAGCTTTGCACTTGGCGTCTCGGGGTGGAAGTTTGGATTGTGTTCGTGAATTGCTTGCCTGGGGAGCTAATAGGCTTCAGAGAGATTCATCAGG GAGAATACCATATGCTGTTGCACTCAAGCGAAACCATGGAGCATGTGCAGCTTTACTGAATCCATCAGCGGCGGAACCTCTGGTGTGGCCTTCTCCATTGAAGTTCATAAGTGAACTTGATCCAGATGCAAAGGCTCTATTAGAGGCAGCTCTGGTGGTGGCTAAcaggaaaagagagaagaaaatctTGAAGGGGATTGCATATTCCTTGCCATCTCCCACTCATTCAGATGAATcaactgatgatgatacacctgag GAGAGTGATAGTGAGCCCTGCTATATCTGCTTCGACCAAGTCTGTACTATTAAGGTCCAAGACTGTGGGCACCAGATGTGTGCTCATTGCATGCTAGCACTCTGCTGCCACAATAAGCCGAGTTCCATGAGTTTGTGCTCATCATCACCAACCTGCCCTTTCTGCCGCAGCGGCATATCTCGACTGGTGATTGCAAAGAACAGGGTTAAAGATGAGGGAGACAAGGACACCATCTCCAAGCTTAGGAGATCAAGGAGATCTACAAACTTCAGTGAAGGAAGTAGCAGTCTCAAAGGCTTATCATCTGTTATTGGGTCATGCGGAAAGATGACTCTTGGCTCAGGACATATCGGTGATGGCAACGATATGGCGGACAAACCTTCAGATGTATAG